The Oncorhynchus masou masou isolate Uvic2021 chromosome 31, UVic_Omas_1.1, whole genome shotgun sequence genome includes a region encoding these proteins:
- the LOC135523954 gene encoding leucine zipper putative tumor suppressor 2 homolog, producing MALVQALSIPAECHHTPGLSGNPRPSAPHTPPNLPSTSNSQEAMGSVSSLIAQRPGPAHLVRHYRPVDVVPEPGATRLHRTTLGATSCLASFDTSQDPLLSSLTPSGNRKPLMVIGSSKDSGTNGNYSYLNQEYVGDWNDNTVHGSHGTGIDTGEAKDRQLGSLNGNVEEPPPKLVPVSGKLEKNMEKTVIRPTAFKPVVPKSHNSMQFLSPRHDRASLSDCQNNLNLLSPGSQMDTLPPCSENRNSYSGGRHTGGGSQTCSMSDSGRNSLTSLPPYGSIPCSLAPTDYPPGSAHLEPTKTAHGHSNSDSGCSSSSKSTGSVSGHGQPLSDSGSSERSPAPVEGGYEGVVRDLEDKLRERNVELQQLRDNLDENEVAICQVYEEKQKRCELELEELRQSCATRMQTQSQKAQRAQQVLQLQVFQLQQEKKLLQEDFGQLLQEREKLEERCTSYEKIQLGSRLEETKWEVCQKSGEISLLKQQMKDVQGELAQRMGEIVSLRGQLRDSLGELTTSQGLLQEANTAGHTRTMELEVCQNELQRRKSEAQLLRQKVGRLEEETARLRASATNQTSLQSPAHNGGGGRQCQAFPEGEEPHLTYESDEARAYESEALQSLRLQMDGLRAELVTERQRGEEQACSFEEEHRVWQEEKDKVIQYQKQLQQNYVGMYRRNRALERMLRKLSLELETRDELEEQDEGSGNEINFDEITATEI from the exons ATGGCCCTGGTTCAGGCTCTGTCCATCCCTGCTGAGTGCCACCACACCCCCGGACTCAGCGGAAACCCCCGCCCCTCTGCCCCCCACACACCCCCcaacctcccctccacctccaactCCCAGGAGGCTATGGGCTCCGTCAGCAGCCTTATCGCCCAGCGCCCCGGCCCGGCCCACCTGGTGCGTCACTACCGGCCCGTTGATGTTGTCCCCGAGCCGGGCGCCACCAGGCTCCACAGAACCACATTGGGCGCCACTTCCTGCCTGGCCTCCTTTGACACATCTCAGGATCCGCTGCTCAGTAGCCTCACTCCGTCTGGCAACAGGAAGCCTTTGATGGTGATTGGCTCCAGTAAGGACAGCGGGACCAATGGGAATTACTCGTATCTGAACCAGGAATATGTGGGAGACTGGAATGACAACACTGTTCATGGTAGCCATGGGACCGGGATTGACACAGGGGAGGCCAAGGATCGGCAGCTTGGGAGCCTCAACGGGAACGTGGAAGAACCCCCTCCCAAACTGGTCCCCGTGTCAGGGAAGCTGGAGAAG aaCATGGAGAAAACAGTGATCCGGCCCACTGCCTTCAAACCCGTCGTCCCCAAGAGTCACAACTCCATGCAGTTCCTTTCCCCTCGCCATGACAGGGCCAGTCTATCAGACTGCCAGAACAACCTCAACCTGTTGTCACCTGGTAGCCAGATGGACACCTTGCCGCCCTGCTCGGAGAATCGCAACTCCTACAGCGGCGGGCGCCACACGGGCGGGGGCAGCCAGACCTGTTCCATGTCTGACTCGGGACGGAATTCCCTGACGAGCCTGCCCCCCTATGGCAGCATCCCCTGCAGCCTGGCGCCCACAGACTACCCGCCTGGCAGTGCCCACCTGGAGCCCACGAAGACCGCACACGGGCACTCCAACTCGGACAGTGGGTGCTCCTCGTCCAGTAAGAGCACAGGGTCGGTGAGTGGACATGGCCAGCCCCTGTCGGACAGCGGGTCGAGCGAGCGCTCACCAGCCCCTGTGGAGGGGGGGTACGAGGGGGTAGTGAGGGACCTGGAGGATAAGCTGAGGGAGAGAAATGTGGAGCTGCAGCAGCTCCGAGACAACCTGGATGAGAATGAAGTGGCTATATGCCAG gtttATGAGGAGAAGCAGAAGCGCTGTGAGCTGGAGCTGGAGGAGTTGCGTCAGAGCTGCGCCACGCGGATGCAGACCCAGTCTCAGAAGGCCCAGCGTGCCCAGCAGGTGCTCCAGCTGCAGGTCTTCCAGCTGCAACAGGAGAAGAAGTTGCTCCAGGAGGACTTCGGGCAGCTgctgcaggagagggagaagctGGAGGAGCGCTGTACCTCCTACGAGAAGATTCAGTTAGGGTCCAGGCTGGAGGAGACCAAGTGGGAG GTGTGTCAGAAGTCTGGGGAGATCTCCCTGCTGAAGCAGCAGATGAAAGATGTCCAGGGGGAGCTGGCTCAGCGCATGGGGGAGATCGTCTCTCTGCGTGGACAGCTTCGGGACTCCCTTGGCGAGCTCACCACCAGCCAGGGCCTGCTGCAAGAGGCCAACACTGCCGGCCACACGCGCACCATGGAACTGGAGGTGTGCCAGAACGAGCTGCAGCGCCGCAAGAGTGAGGCCCAGCTCCTCCGCCAGAAGGTGGGCCGACTGGAGGAAGAGACGGCCCGCCTCCGTGCTTCCGCCACCAATCAGACAAGCCTCCAGAGCCCCGCCCACAATGGTGGTGGAGGCAGGCAGTGCCAGGCCTTCCCAGAGGGGGAGGAGCCACACTTGACCTATGAGAGCGACGAGGCCAGGGCCTATGAGAGCGAGGCCCTCCAGAGCCTCCGGCTGCAGATGGACGGTCTGAGGGCGGAGTTAGTCACAGAACGCCAGCGGGGGGAGGAGCAGGCGTGTAGCTTTGAGGAGGAGCACAGGGTCTGGCAGGAGGAAAAGGACAAGGTGATCCAGTATCAGAAGCAGCTGCAGCAGAACTACGTGGGGATGTACAGGAGGAACCGGGCGCTGGAGCGCATGCTGCGCAAGCTTAGTCTAGAACTGGAGACCCGGGACGAGCTGGAGGAGCAGGATGAAGGCAGTGGCAACGAGATCAACTTTGACGAGATCACAGCTACTGAGATCTGA